From a single Arachis hypogaea cultivar Tifrunner chromosome 3, arahy.Tifrunner.gnm2.J5K5, whole genome shotgun sequence genomic region:
- the LOC112788925 gene encoding glutamate-1-semialdehyde 2,1-aminomutase, chloroplastic, producing the protein MAAATAISGVGLTLGISTSAVRSRTSLVTMAVSLDEKTNKSLTLTKSQEAITAAKELMPGGVNSPVRAFKSVGGQPIVIDSVKGSRMTDIDGNEYIDYVGSWGPAIIGHADDQVLAALSETMKKGTSFGAPCLLENSLAKMVISAVPSIEMVRFVNSGTEACMGVLRLARAYTGKEKIIKFEGCYHGHADPFLVKAGSGVATLGLPDSPGVPKAATYETLTAPFNDLSAVEKLFEDNKGEIAAVILEPVVGNSGFIPPKSDFLSFLRKITKENNSLLIFDEVMTGFRLAYGGAQEYFGITPDLTTLGKIIGGGLPVGAYGGRRDIMEMVAPAGPMYQAGTLSGNPLAMTAGIETLKRIKEAGTYEYLDKITGELVRGIVEAGKKVGHAICGGHISGMFGFFFTEGPVYNFADAKKSDTAKFAKFYWGMLAQGVYLAPSQFEAGFTSLAHSHDDIEKTIAAAEKVFREI; encoded by the exons atGGCTGCTGCCACCGCCATCTCAGGAGTTGGCCTGACCTTAGGGATTTCCACCTCCGCGGTTAGGAGTCGGACTTCGTTGGTTACAATGGCTGTGTCTTTGGACGAGAAGACCAACAAGTCTCTCACACTAACCAAGTCCCAAGAAGCTATCACTGCTGCCAAG GAATTGATGCCCGGAGGAGTGAACTCCCCCGTTCGTGCCTTTAAGTCCGTGGGAGGGCAACCAATAGTGATTGATTCAGTGAAAGGATCTCGCATGACGGACATCGATGGCAATGAGTACATTGACTACGTAGGTTCCTGGGGCCCTGCTATCATTGGTCATGCCGACGATCAGGTGCTTGCAGCTCTATCTGAAACAATGAAGAAGGGAACCAGCTTCGGTGCACCTTGTCTTCTGGAGAATTCCTTGGCTAAGATGGTTATTTCTGCAGTACCCAGCATTGAAATGGTTAGGTTTGTTAATTCAGGCACTGAAGCTTGCATGGGTGTGCTCCGTCTGGCTCGTGCTTATACCGGAAAGGAGAAGATCATCAAGTTTGAAGGATGTTATCATGGGCATGCAGATCCTTTTCTTGTTAAGGCAGGTAGTGGAGTTGCGACTCTAGGACTTCCTGACTCCCCTGGTGTCCCTAAAGCTGCTACTTATGAAACTCTTACAGCCCCCTTCAATGACTTGTCAGCTGTTGAGAAACTCTTTGAGGATAACAAGGGAGAGATAGCTGCAGTCATACTTGAGCCTGTTGTTGGAAACTCTGGTTTCATTCCCCCTAAATCTGATTTTCTTAGTTTCCTGCGCAAAATCACCAAGGAGAACAATTCCCTTCTAATCTTTGATGAGGTTATGACTGGATTCCGTTTGGCATATGGTGGCGCTCAAGAATATTTCGGCATAACTCCTGATTTAACAACACTAGGAAAGATCATAGGTGGGGGTCTGCCTGTAGGAGCATATGGAGGGAGGAGAGATATTATGGAGATGGTAGCACCTGCTGGACCTATGTACCAAGCCGGGACCTTGAGTGGGAACCCTTTGGCTATGACGGCAGGTATAGAGACTCTGAAGCGCATTAAGGAGGCAGGAACTTATGAATATTTGGATAAAATTACAGGGGAGCTTGTTCGCGGCATCGTTGAAGCTGGGAAGAAGGTAGGGCATGCTATATGTGGTGGGCATATAAGTGGGATGTTCGGGTTTTTCTTCACAGAAGGACCTGTTTACAATTTTGCAGATGCCAAGAAGAGTGATACGGCCAAGTTTGCAAAGTTCTATTGGGGAATGTTAGCACAAGGTGTCTATTTGGCTCCTTCACAGTTTGAGGCTGGGTTCACCAGCTTGGCTCATAGCCACGATGACATAGAAAAGACAATAGCAGCGGCAGAGAAGGTTTTCAGGGAGATCTGA
- the LOC112788928 gene encoding anaerobic nitrite reductase: protein MAFTAEQESLVVNSWNVLKNNSADHGLKFFLKIFSAAPEATPLFSYLRDTSVPLEQNPKLKTHANLVFVMIAESAVQLRKAGKVTVGESNLKHLGVVHLKLGIQDAHFAVAKSALLETIKEGVGEQWSAALSDAWGVAYDQLVAAIKAEMK, encoded by the exons ATGGCATTCACGGCAGAGCAAGAATCCCTCGTGGTGAACTCATGGAATGTTCTCAAGAACAATTCTGCGGACCACGGTCTCAAGTTTTTCTTGaa aaTATTCAGTGCTGCCCCAGAAGCAACGCCATTGTTCTCATATTTGAGAGATACAAGTGTTCCTTTGGAGCAAAACCCTAAGCTTAAGACACATGCCAACCTTGTCTTTGTCatg ATTGCTGAATCCGCAGTTCAACTACGAAAAGCTGGAAAAGTGACGGTAGGAGAATCAAACTTGAAACATTTAGGCGTTGTTCATCTCAAACTTGGTATTCAAGATGCACACTTTGCG gtGGCAAAATCGGCACTTTTGGAGACTATAAAAGAAGGAGTTGGTGAACAATGGTCAGCAGCATTGAGCGATGCATGGGGAGTGGCTTATGATCAATTGGTTGCTGCCATCAAAGCTGAAATGAAGTAG
- the LOC112788929 gene encoding anaerobic nitrite reductase: MEFTEEQEALVVNSWDVLKNNSADLGLKFFLKIFSAAPAATALFSYLKDSKVPLDQNPKLKTHATIVFVMIGESAIQLRKTGKAMDESDLKHLGAVHFKFGVLHEHFQVARKALLETIKEGGGELWSPALSNAWGVAYDHLVASIESQIK; encoded by the exons ATGGAATTCACTGAAGAGCAAGAAGCCCTTGTTGTCAACTCATGGGATGTTCTCAAGAACAATTCTGCTGACCTTGGTCTCAAGTTTTTTTTGAA AATATTTAGTGCTGCTCCAGCAGCTACGGCATTGTTCTCATATTTGAAAGACTCAAAGGTTCCGTTGGACCAAAATCCTAAGCTCAAGACTCATGCCACCATTGTTTTTGTCATG ATTGGTGAATCAGCAATTCAACTCAGAAAAACTGGAAAAGCCATGGATGAATCTGACTTGAAACATTTAGGTGCTGTTCATTTCAAATTTGGTGTACTACATGAGCATTTCCAG GTGGCAAGGAAGGCACTGTTGGAGACAATAAAAGAAGGAGGAGGTGAATTATGGTCACCGGCACTGAGCAATGCATGGGGAGTAGCTTATGATCACCTTGTTGCATCCATCGAAtctcaaattaaatga